The Paenalcaligenes faecalis genome has a window encoding:
- a CDS encoding acetyl-CoA C-acyltransferase, whose protein sequence is MSDPVVIVSAVRTPMGAMTGSLSSLAAHELGSVAIKAALERAGVSPEQVDEVIMGNVLQAGQGQAPARQAALGAGLPNGAPCTTVHKVCGSGMKSAMLGHDMLKAGSANIVVAGGQESMSNAPYLLLKGRTGYRYGHDKVYDHMALDGLEDAYEGIAMGVLAERCADKYEFTREEQDEYALESLRRARAAIEDGSFKAEIAPVTIKGRKGDTVIDTDESPARAMPEKIPTLRPAFKKDGTITAANASSISDGAAAMVLMRESTAKEMGLKPLAKIVGHTQHAHAPEWFTTAPVGAMQKLMDKAGWTVADVDLFEINEAFALVTMAAMKDLNISHDKVNVYGGATALGHPIGASGARIVTTLINALQQKGGKRGIASLCIGGGEGVAMAVELMD, encoded by the coding sequence ATGTCAGATCCCGTCGTAATTGTGTCCGCAGTTCGCACCCCTATGGGTGCTATGACCGGCAGCCTATCTTCTTTAGCTGCTCACGAACTGGGTTCCGTTGCTATTAAAGCAGCCCTAGAGCGCGCTGGCGTGAGCCCAGAGCAAGTTGACGAAGTCATCATGGGTAACGTATTACAGGCAGGTCAAGGCCAAGCCCCTGCCCGCCAAGCCGCCCTAGGTGCAGGTCTACCTAATGGCGCTCCATGTACCACTGTACACAAAGTATGTGGCTCAGGAATGAAGTCTGCTATGTTAGGCCACGATATGCTTAAAGCAGGCAGTGCCAACATCGTCGTTGCTGGTGGTCAAGAAAGCATGTCAAATGCGCCTTACCTGCTCCTAAAAGGCCGTACAGGCTACCGCTATGGTCATGATAAGGTGTATGACCACATGGCTCTAGACGGCCTAGAAGACGCCTACGAAGGCATCGCCATGGGTGTACTCGCTGAGCGTTGCGCGGACAAATACGAATTCACTCGCGAAGAGCAAGATGAATACGCTCTTGAGTCTTTACGCCGCGCTCGCGCAGCCATCGAAGACGGCAGCTTCAAAGCCGAAATTGCTCCAGTCACAATCAAAGGCCGCAAAGGCGATACCGTTATTGATACGGATGAATCCCCAGCTCGCGCCATGCCTGAAAAAATCCCTACTTTGCGTCCTGCCTTCAAAAAAGACGGCACGATCACGGCCGCTAATGCTTCCTCCATCTCTGATGGGGCGGCAGCAATGGTTCTAATGCGCGAATCCACAGCCAAAGAAATGGGCTTAAAACCATTAGCAAAAATCGTAGGTCACACTCAGCATGCTCATGCCCCTGAGTGGTTCACAACCGCCCCTGTTGGTGCTATGCAAAAACTCATGGACAAAGCAGGCTGGACGGTAGCCGACGTTGATCTCTTTGAGATTAACGAAGCCTTTGCTCTAGTCACCATGGCTGCCATGAAAGACCTAAACATCTCTCATGACAAGGTAAACGTATACGGTGGTGCTACCGCTCTAGGCCACCCTATCGGTGCTTCTGGTGCTCGTATCGTCACAACTCTAATCAACGCCCTACAACAAAAAGGCGGCAAACGCGGTATTGCCTCTTTATGTATTGGTGGTGGCGAAGGTGTAGCGATGGCCGTCGAACTAATGGACTAA